A window of the Helianthus annuus cultivar XRQ/B chromosome 4, HanXRQr2.0-SUNRISE, whole genome shotgun sequence genome harbors these coding sequences:
- the LOC110932763 gene encoding uncharacterized protein LOC110932763, with product MRQGDPTSLFLFVAVMEALSRLIDKAGEAGVFSGIKLPNDGPMLSHLLFADDALIIGDWEESNALHIIRISRCFHVCSGLKINLGKSNLIGIGVDGLEVEALAEVVGCKPDSLPFKYLGLKVGANMNRVNNWRPVYDIFESRRALWKSAMMFIGGRVTLIRSVLESLPNYYFSLYKAPLKVVKDLESLIKKFLWGAEGRVRLLDGISRLCDCFRGSVGRGDNILFWLDPWLMEVPLKEAFPKLFALEVVKTCSVRDWLLGVWLWKHEPDMVDELAELSALKEAMAPDCLIDRMDDWKRTPDHSGLFSVSSVKCVLEGVNNNISNYVVEWCKWVPIKCNVFIWRAELNRIPTADALRRRGIVVGDEACPLCKLEIESVEHLFASCVTAVVLWQKISRWLSNSSHLCIFI from the exons ATGAGGCAAGGGGATCCCACTTCTCTGTTTCTTTTTGTTGCTGTTATGGAAGCCTTGTCTCGTTTAATTGACAAGGCGGGGGAGGCGGGTGTTTTCTCGGGTATTAAGCTTCCTAACGACGGTCCGATGTTGTCCCATTTATTATTTGCGGATGATGCTTTGATAATTGGTGATTGGGAagaaagtaatgctttacatatTATTAGAATTTCAAGGTGCTTCCACGTGTGCTCTGGGCTGAAAATTAATTTGGGAAAGTCTAATTTGATCGGTATTGGCGTTGATGGTTTGGAAGTAGAAGCTTTGGCAGAAGTCGTTGGTTGCAAACCGGATTCCCTTCCGTTTAAGTATCTTGGGCTTAAGGTGGGGGCTAATATGAACCGTGTAAATAATTGGAGACCTGTGTATGACATTTTTGAATCTAGGCGTGCTCTTTGGAAATCCGCTATGATGTTTATAGGAGGGAGAGTTACGCTTATTCGTTCGGTCCTCGAGAGCCTTCCCAATTATTACTTCTCCTTATATAAGGCGCCCTTGAAAGTTGTTAAAGATCTGGAAAGCCTCATTAAAAAGTTTCTGTGGGGAGCTGAGGGCCGAGTGAG GCTGTTGGATGGTATCTCTCGGCTCTGTGATTGCTTTAGGGGATCGGTGGGTAGGGGAGATAATATACTGTTTTGGTTGGATCCTTGGTTGATGGAGGTTCCTTTGAAGGAGGCGTTCCCTAAGTTGTTTGCGCTTGAAGTTGTTAAGACTTGCTCGGTGCGTGATTGGTTGTTAGGTGTATGGCTTTGGAAACATGAGCCTGACATGGTTGACGAGTTGGCGGAATTGTCTGCTCTCAAAGAAGCCATGGCTCCGGATTGCTTAATTGACAGGATGGACGACTGGAAACGGACTCCCGATCATTCCGGATTATTTTCAGTTAGCTCTGTTAAATGTGTTTTGGAAGGTGTCAACAACAACATCAGTAACTATGTGGTCGAATGGTGCAAATGGGTCCCGATTAAGTGTAACGTTTTCATTTGGAGAGCGGAATTAAACAGAATTCCCACTGCCGATGCATTGCGGCGTAGGGGCATTGTTGTGGGTGACGAGGCTTGTCCTCTTTGCAAGTTGGAGATTGAATCGGTGGAGCATCTCTTCGCGTCTTGTGTAACGGCTGTGGTCCTGTGGCAAAAAATTAGTCGTTGGTTGTCGAATTCCTCCCATCTTTGCATTTTCATTTAA